Proteins co-encoded in one Ziziphus jujuba cultivar Dongzao chromosome 9, ASM3175591v1 genomic window:
- the LOC107435548 gene encoding protein JINGUBANG: MRNEQGGTMVVERTSSAFHRPKFGTLLHSDQGIFSINSHDEDSKISSNNTNNINNNNNNNNNSCSDFSIRYNNNNNNNSCSDFSLRYSNASMASPGYYDSARGSADTSPMMSPWNHSSPYNRSPWIVPPSPLLNPYDENFPHNGLVGSLVREQGHIYSLAVSGDLLYTGSDSKNIRVWKNLKEFTGFKSHSGLVKAIVVFGDRIFTGHQDGKIRVWKISPKNPSSHKRVGSLPTFKDYLKSSMNPKSYVEVRRNRNAVRIKHFDAVSCMSLNIEQGLLYSGSWDKTLKVWRIATSKCLESITAHDDAVNSIVSGFDSFVFTGSADGTVKVWRRELQGKGTKHFLVQILLKQENAVTALAVNPESAVLYCGSSDGLVNFWEREKHLSHGGVLRGHKLAVLCLAEAGNLLFSGSADKNICVWRRMESGVHTCLAVLTGHTGPVKCLTVEEEDQDSSGKGDQRWRVYSGSLDKSVKVWRVSESVPDLTESRTLDNSSSGYASPMRLSFGSSAGGMSQSGWRHRQN; this comes from the coding sequence ATGAGGAACGAACAGGGCGGTACCATGGTTGTAGAGCGGACTAGTTCTGCATTCCACCGACCTAAATTCGGAACCCTTTTGCATTCCGATCAGGGTATCTTTTCCATCAACAGTCACGACGAAGATAGCAAAATCAGCAGCAACAAcaccaataatattaataataacaacaacaacaacaacaacagctgCAGCGACTTCTCGATTCgctacaacaacaacaacaacaacaatagctGCAGCGACTTCTCGCTCCGCTACAGCAACGCCTCCATGGCCAGCCCTGGATACTACGACAGCGCACGTGGCAGCGCCGATACCTCGCCAATGATGTCGCCATGGAACCACAGCTCCCCATACAACAGATCTCCGTGGATAGTACCACCCTCGCCTTTGTTGAATCCGTATGACGAGAACTTCCCTCATAACGGTCTCGTAGGCTCTCTCGTTCGCGAGCAGGGTCATATATATTCGTTGGCAGTTTCTGGTGATTTGTTGTACACTGGATCTGATAGCAAGAACATTAGAGTTTGGAAGAATTTGAAGGAATTCACAGGTTTCAAATCCCACAGTGGGTTAGTGAAAGCCATAGTTGTATTCGGAGACAGAATCTTTACGGGTCACCAAGATGGTAAAATCAGAGTGTGGAAGATTTCTCCTAAAAACCCTAGCAGCCATAAACGCGTGGGAAGCTTGCCAACCTTCAAAGACTATCTGAAAAGCTCCATGAACCCAAAGAGCTACGTGGAGGTCCGGAGAAACCGCAACGCCGTGCGCATCAAACACTTCGATGCCGTCTCATGCATGAGCTTGAACATAGAACAAGGCCTTCTCTACTCCGGTTCATGGGACAAAACCTTGAAAGTGTGGAGGATCGCCACCTCCAAATGCTTAGAATCAATCACGGCCCACGACGACGCGGTGAACTCGATCGTATCGGGGTTCGACTCGTTTGTGTTCACCGGCTCGGCAGACGGAACGGTGAAAGTGTGGAGGAGAGAGCTCCAAGGCAAAGGAACGAAGCATTTCCTGGTGCAGATATTGCTGAAGCAAGAGAACGCCGTCACTGCATTGGCTGTGAACCCAGAATCAGCCGTCTTGTATTGCGGATCGTCGGACGGGCTTGTGAATTTCTGGGAACGAGAGAAGCATTTGTCACACGGCGGCGTTTTGAGGGGTCACAAGCTGGCCGTGCTCTGCTTAGCGGAGGCTGGGAATTTGCTGTTCAGCGGCTCAGCCGATAAGAACATCTGCGTGTGGAGGAGAATGGAGAGCGGTGTTCACACGTGCCTCGCTGTGCTTACGGGACATACTGGGCCGGTCAAATGTTTGACCGTCGAGGAGGAAGATCAGGATTCTTCCGGTAAGGGAGATCAACGGTGGAGAGTTTACAGCGGGAGTCTGGATAAATCCGTCAAGGTGTGGCGCGTGTCGGAGAGCGTGCCCGATTTGACCGAGTCGAGAACGTTGGATAACTCGAGTAGCGGATATGCGTCGCCGATGCGGTTGAGCTTCGGTTCTTCCGCCGGTGGAATGAGCCAAAGCGGGTGGAGGCACCGTCAGAATTAA
- the LOC107435559 gene encoding uncharacterized protein LOC107435559 isoform X2, with translation MEFIHEEGKRFHDECSTLVLPALSIGNVGQLAVDLLASTMRAERVGYLDSPFVLPCVGNDAYGPVPQGDLALPLEAYESTSNALTLLQQRSPVVKGTMVEFAKNLADFAFTSGKNHVIVLSSLDFGRWQRIDTSSGLQVHYLSSANKDGTDDYCETFGWKRLQEFNPDQRRWKYLSNLAEGSVSQDENLPFEDDQEDDEDYYASLPFAALYSCLKAKGLKVTCLLCYCSEGDNMPEAFHLAEAVCKFLDLNPSNNGGKWVIPFSWKTVYGPPPDMSMF, from the exons ATGGAATTCATTCATGAAGAAGGCAAACGCTTTCACGACGAGTGCTCAACTCTTGTACTG CCTGCGTTGTCGATTGGGAATGTGGGACAGCTTGCGGTGGATCTTTTGGCGTCGACGATGAGAGCAGAGAGAGTTGGATATTTGGATAGTCCCTTTGTTCTGCCCTGTGTTGGAAATGACGCATATGGTCCTGTTCCACAAGGCGACCTTGCTCTTCCTCTTGAAG CTTACGAGTCGACTTCTAATGCATTGACTCTTCTTCAACAAAGGTCACCAGTTGTTAAG GGGACAATGGTTGAATTTGCCAAAAATTTGGCGGATTTTGCTTTCACTAGTGGAAAAAACCATGTTATTGTGCTCTCTAGCTTAGATTTTGGGAGGTGGCAGAGAATTGATACATCAAG TGGTTTGCAGGTACATTACCTATCTAGCGCCAATAAGGATGGAACAGATGATTACTGTGAAACTTTTGGGTGGAAAAGGCTGCAGGAATTTAACCCTGATCAGAGGAGATGGAAGTATCTTAGTAATTTGGCTGAAGGTAGTGTCTCTCAGGATGAGAACTTGCCTTTCGAAGATGAccaagaagatgatgaagattATTATGCAAGTTTGCCTTTTGCTGCACTTTATTCCTGTTTGAAG GCCAAAGGTTTGAAGGTCACCTGCTTACTATGCTACTGTTCAGAAGGGGACAACATGCCTGAAGCTTTCCATTTGGCTGAGGCAGTATGCAAATTTCTAGATCTCAATCCCA GTAATAATGGAGGCAAATGGGTCATTCCGTTTTCTTGGAAAACTGTGTACGGACCGCCCCCAGACATGTCTATGTTCTAG
- the LOC107435559 gene encoding uncharacterized protein LOC107435559 isoform X1 codes for MEFIHEEGKRFHDECSTLVLPALSIGNVGQLAVDLLASTMRAERVGYLDSPFVLPCVGNDAYGPVPQGDLALPLEAYESTSNALTLLQQRSPVVKGTMVEFAKNLADFAFTSGKNHVIVLSSLDFGRWQRIDTSSGLQVHYLSSANKDGTDDYCETFGWKRLQEFNPDQRRWKYLSNLAEGSVSQDENLPFEDDQEDDEDYYASLPFAALYSCLKAKGLKVTCLLCYCSEGDNMPEAFHLAEAVCKFLDLNPSKSHGNNGGKWVIPFSWKTVYGPPPDMSMF; via the exons ATGGAATTCATTCATGAAGAAGGCAAACGCTTTCACGACGAGTGCTCAACTCTTGTACTG CCTGCGTTGTCGATTGGGAATGTGGGACAGCTTGCGGTGGATCTTTTGGCGTCGACGATGAGAGCAGAGAGAGTTGGATATTTGGATAGTCCCTTTGTTCTGCCCTGTGTTGGAAATGACGCATATGGTCCTGTTCCACAAGGCGACCTTGCTCTTCCTCTTGAAG CTTACGAGTCGACTTCTAATGCATTGACTCTTCTTCAACAAAGGTCACCAGTTGTTAAG GGGACAATGGTTGAATTTGCCAAAAATTTGGCGGATTTTGCTTTCACTAGTGGAAAAAACCATGTTATTGTGCTCTCTAGCTTAGATTTTGGGAGGTGGCAGAGAATTGATACATCAAG TGGTTTGCAGGTACATTACCTATCTAGCGCCAATAAGGATGGAACAGATGATTACTGTGAAACTTTTGGGTGGAAAAGGCTGCAGGAATTTAACCCTGATCAGAGGAGATGGAAGTATCTTAGTAATTTGGCTGAAGGTAGTGTCTCTCAGGATGAGAACTTGCCTTTCGAAGATGAccaagaagatgatgaagattATTATGCAAGTTTGCCTTTTGCTGCACTTTATTCCTGTTTGAAG GCCAAAGGTTTGAAGGTCACCTGCTTACTATGCTACTGTTCAGAAGGGGACAACATGCCTGAAGCTTTCCATTTGGCTGAGGCAGTATGCAAATTTCTAGATCTCAATCCCAGTAAGTCCCATG GTAATAATGGAGGCAAATGGGTCATTCCGTTTTCTTGGAAAACTGTGTACGGACCGCCCCCAGACATGTCTATGTTCTAG